The stretch of DNA CGAACGGCTCGGCGGGTACCTCGACGCTGTCCGGCCGCCCCGTGTCGGTCGGTGCCGCCTCGGCCCGTGCCGGCTCGGACGTCTGGAGGTTCTCACCCTCCACATCGACGTGCGGCACCCAGCGGTCCAGCCATCGCGGCAGCCGCCAGGCGCGGTGGCCGAGCAGGGCGAGCACCGCAGGCACGAGCGTCATGCGGACGACGAAGGCGTCGAAGAGGACGGCGATCGCCAGGCCGAACCCGATGGTCTTGACCATCTGCTCGTTCGACCCCATGAACCCGGCGAACACCGCGATCATGATCATCGCGGCGGCCGCCACGACCCGGGCGCTGTGCCTGAACCCACTGACCACGGCACGCAGCGGCTGTCGGTGGGCAACGTAGGACTCACGCATTCGGGTCACCAGGAAGACCTCGTAGTCCATGGCCAGACCGAACACGACGCCGACCATGAAGATCGGCATGATGGACATCACAGGGCCGGGCACCTCGACCCCGAACAGGGCGCCCAGCCAGCCCCACTGGAAGACGGCGACCACTGCGCCGAGCCCGGCGGTGATGGACAACAGGAAGCCGAGCGCGGCCTTCAGCGGCACCAGGATCGAGCGGAACACGGCGATCAACAGCAGGAACGCAAGGCCCACGACGAGCGCGATGTAGGGCAGCAGCGCGTCGGCGAGCTTCTGCGAGACATCGATGTTCATCGCGGTCGTGCCCGCGATCAGCACCTCGGCGTCCTCTCCCTCGGTCTCGGGCGCGCGTAGCGTGTGGACGAGGTCGGAGGTCTCCTCGCTGCCGGGCGCCGTGGTCGGGACGACGGTGAGTACGGCGGTGTCCTTGGTGTCGTTGAAACGTGGCGGCGTCACTGTGGCCACGCCGTCCGTGTCATTGATCCGGGTGGCGGCGTCGCGTGCGGCGGCCTGGGCGTCTCCGCCGTCGTCGGCTCGTACGACCGCGGTCAGGGGGCCGTTGAAGCCGGGGCCGAAGCCGTCGGCGAGCAGGTCATAGGCGCGGCGCTGGGTCGTGGACGTCGGCTTGGACTCGTCGCCGGGAAGGCCGAGTTCGAGCGAGGCGGCGGGCACCGCGACGGTGATCAGGGCGGTGGTGCCAAGGAGCAGAACCGCGAGGGGGCGCCGGGTGATGAACCGGACCCAGCGCACGCCCAGGCCGGGACGTGACTCCGCCCCTGACGGTGCGTCGCCGGTTCGGCGCTCGCGGCGGCGGGGGCGGGCAGGCTTGACGCGCTTCCCGGCGATGCCGAGCAGGGCCGGGATCAGCGTGACGGCGATCAGCACGGCCAGGGCGACGGTTCCGGCCGCGGCGAGACCCATCTGGGACAGCACCGGGATGCCGACGACAGGCAGCGCCGCGAGGGCGATCACCACGGTCAGGCCGGCGAAGACGACCGCGGAGCCCGCCGTGCCCACCGCGTGGGCGGCGGCGTCCTCACGGCTCCTGCCGCGGGCCAGCTCGTCGCGGTAGCGGGAGACGACGAACAGCGCGTAGTCGATGCCGACGGCCAGGCCCAGCATGGAGGCCAATACGGACGTGGTGCCGCCCAGGTCGAGCGGCGCCGCGAGCGCCTTGATCGCGCTGGTGGCGATGCCGACGCCGAGCAGCGCGGTGAGCAGCGGCAGTCCGGCCGCGATCAGCGCGCCGAAGGTGATGACGAGTACGACGGCGGCCACCGCGAGTCCGATGGCCTCCGAGGAGTGGCCGCCCGCGGCCTTCTCGGAGACCGCGTTGCCGCCGGCCTCGACCGTGAGGCCCGGCGAGCGCATCTCCTCCACGGTGTCCGTCAGCGCCTCGCGCGAGGTGTCCGCGAGCTCGGTGACCGTTACACCGTATGACACCTGCGCGTAGGCGGTGGTGCCGTCCTTGCTGACGGAGCCCGTCTTGAACGGGTCGGTCACCCGCTCCACCTGCGGTGCCTCGCCGAGCGCCCGCACGGCGTCCTCGATGGCCTGCTTCTGGTCCGGAGCGGTCACCTTGCCGTCGTCGGCCTTGAAGACGACACGCGCGGTGGCCCCGTCCGCCTTTATCTCGGGGAAGCGCTGCTCCAGGAGGTCATAGGCTTCCTGTGCCTCGGTTCCCGGCACGGAGAAATCGTTCGGCGGCGCGGCGTCGGCGCGGGAGGCGAGCAGCCCTGCCGTCACGAGCAGTCCCGCCCACAGGACGGTGACCCACCACCTGCATCGGTAGGAGAACTTGCCGGTTTTGTAGAGGAAAGCAGCCACAGGCGGACCCCGGTCATATTGCCGATCAACAGAACGGGGGCAAGAGTTGCATCTCCACTTGACCGGTTCCGGAGTGATTCCTGGGAGTTTCCTGAGAGGGGTTCCCTCTCGCCGGAGACCGGGAATTCTGAACCTATGCGGAAGGCAGGTGGGCGAGTGCGCCGGCGGCTGCGGACCTGTAGAGGTTCGTTGCCATCAGGCTGGGTTCCTGGGTGCCGCGGTGGGTGTAGAGGGCGGCCACTGCTTGCGCGTTGGCGGGAAGGCCGTGTCCGGAACCCAGGGAGGCGAACCACATGTCCGCCGCGACCTCGACCGGACCGCCGGTCCAGAAGAACTTGGCGTCCTGCGGGGCCTGTTGGGCCGCCGACATCCACTGACTCGCGGGGTTCTCATCCATGTGCAGGGCTTCTCTGCCTCCGATGCCATGTCGGTCCTGCGACGGTGACCACGGCCGCGAGGGCCGCCGCGGTGATGAACGAGGCCCACGCGGTCAGCGGGTCCAGCAGCAGTTCCGCCACCACCGCGGCCGCCACGAGCAGGACCTTGGCGACGACCAGTTGCCGCAAGGGCAGGTGGCGAGCCGCCGAGCGCCGCCGCAGGCGGCTGCGTACGAGGTGCAGGGCGGGCGGTACGACCACCACGATCACGCACAGACGCAGCGCGTGCTCCCACAGCGGCATGTCCTTGCCGTACGCCCACGCTCCGCCGATGAGCAGCCCGGCGGTGGCATAAGCGAGACGCAGGCCGGTCGTGGTCGGTTCTGATCCCGGCGTCATCCGAGATTCCCCTTCTGTGACGCCCGGCCGTCACCGTTCGCCGGCGGGCCGGGCGGTGGTCTCGGCCGTGAGCAGGCCGGTGACCGCGTCGATCAACGCCGTCACGTACGAGTCGGGGTCCAACTCCGGTGCGGTGGAGGCCCCGTGTGATCCCTCCAGGTCGGCGAGGGCGGAGATGATCAGTTGGCCTGCCCACCTGATCCGGGGGCGCAGCGGCGGCTGGACCAGACCGGGGAGCCGTTCGGTGACCAGGCGCCCGACAGCCACCGCCTCCTCGAGCCCGCCCAGTTCCGGGAGGGCGGTGACATCGCGCCCGACGTACTCGAAGACGCGGTGCAGGAAGCGGACGTAGTAGCTGCTCACACGGGTCGCCTGCTCGGCCAGAGGGCGGACCAGGATCTCCACCAGTTCCCTCGGGTCGCCGAGACGGTCCCCGGACTCGGCGGATTTCAGCATCTCGCCGCGCCTGGCGTCTATGACGTCGAGTCGGTGATCGAAGATGGTTCTGACCAGTGTCACTTTATTCTGGAAGTGGTACTTCGCCGCTGCTGTATTGCGCTGCTGCGCTTCGGAGCTGACCTGCCGCAAGGAGGTCGCGTCGATTCCTTGAGTGGCGAACAGGCGCTCCGCGGTGAGCAGGATCTGCAATCGGGTCGATGATTCCACGGTCTTCCTTCTCTCTGTGGATCGATTAAACCGCGTGGTTTAATCGGGGTCAACGCCTAGTCGAACATCGTGCAGCGAGGAGACTCCCGTGACCGATTCGTCCAACGCGCAGGCTGTCCGTGCGGAAGAGCCGTCCACCCCGGCGGACCGTCAACTGGGCCCAGGTGCACACGCGTTGATGCGGCAGAACTTCGGCAACATCGGCAACGCGCAGTTCCAGCACATCGCAGCGCGCGAGGTCGCCGCACCGCACCCGCCCCAGGTCGTGGAGATCGCCCCCCGCACCTTCATGATCCAGCCCGGCATGGCGAACGTCGCCCTGTTCGAGACGGACGAGGGCCTGCTGCTCGTCGACGCGGGCTGCGCGGGCGACGGCCCCGCACTCCTGCAAGCTGTGCGACAGAGCAGTGAACTCCCGCTGCACACTGTGGTGTTCACACACGGCCACATCGACCACGCCTTCGGCCTGTGGTCGTTCCTGGAGGCCGGCGAACGGCCCCGTGTCGTCGCCCACGAGAACTTGCTCACCCACTACGCCCGCTACGCGAAGACCGCGGGCCTGAACGCCGCGATCAACGGACAGCGCCCCGGTGCCAACGGCCGCAGCTGGCCGAGCGCGGCCGAGGACTTCGTCGTCCCGGACATCACGTTCCGCGACAGCCTCGAACTCCGCATCGGAGGCGAGCGGTTCGTGGTGCGGCACGCCAAGGGCGAGACCGACGACGCCGCGTGGGTGTGGGCACCGCGGCGCCGGGTGATCGCCGCCGGGGACCTCGTCGTCGGCTATCTGCCCAACGCCGGCAACCCACGCAAGGTCCAGCGGTATGCGGAGGAGTGGGCGGACGCTGCCGAGGAGATGGCCGCCCTCGGCGCGGACTGTGTGATCACCGGCCATGGTGAATGCGTACGAGGATCCGAGGCGATCCGCGACGAACTGCTGACGATGGCCGCGTACCTCCGGCACATCGTGCGCCACACCCTCGACGGGCTCAACGCGGGCCTGCGGCCGGACGAGATCGTGCAGTCACTTGCGGTCCCCGAGCACCTGGCCGCCCACCCGCGCCTGCAACCGCGCTACGACCGGCCGGAGTTCATCTGCCGCAACGTGATCCGTCGTTACGGCGGCTGGTGGGACGGGCACGCTGCGAACCTGCTGCCCGCACCGGTGGCCGCGCAGGCGCATGAGATCGCCCAACTGGCGGGCGGTGTGCCGGCGCTGGCCGCCCGCGCCCGCGAACTCGCCGACTCCGACCTGCAGTTGGCCTGCCACCTCGCCGAATGGGCGTACCTCGCCGAGCCGCAGTCGGAGGCGGCGCAAGAATGTTACGTGGAGGTGTTCGGGCGGCGCCGGGAGGCCGAGCCGTCACTGATGGGCAAGCTGGCGTTCTCAGAACCGCACCGGCGCGTGGCCGCACAGTGTGCGACATCCGGCCACTGAGCGGAGACACCGCGGCCATGGAAATCGGTGGCGTGAGCCGCTAGAGATGACGCGCGGTCGAGGGACCATACCCAACTCAGGAGGTGGCATGACAGACAGGGCGATTCCCGATGTGCTGTCGCCGGGCCGGATCGGCCCGTTGAAGCTCCGCAACCGCACCATCAAGGCCGCGACGTTCGAAGGGCGCAGCGACGGCGCCCTCGTCACCGATGCGCTGATCGATTTCCATCGGGCGGTAGCGGCGGGCGGAGTGGGTATGACCACCGTCGCCTACTGCGCCGTCGCGCCCGAGGGGCGTACGCAGTACGACCAGATCTGGATGCGGCCTGCCGCCGTCCCCGGCCTGCGGCGACTCACCGACGCCGTGCACGCCGAGGGGGCCGCCGTATCGGCGCAGCTCGGCCATGCCGGGCCGGTCGCGAACCCCCGGTCGAACCGGATGGCCGCACTCGGTCCGAGCCGGCGGTTCAACCAGCTGGGCGGGCGACTGACGCGCGCCGCCACCGAGGATGACGTCGAGCGCATCTCGCGTGCCCACGGGACCGCCGCCGAGCTGGCCGTCGAGTCCGGGTTCGATGCGGTCGAGGTGCACCTCGGGCACAACTACTTCGCCAGCTCCTTCCTCAGCCCGCGGATCAACAAGCGCATGGACGCGTACGGCGGTTCGCTGCACAACCGGGCGAAGGTGGCCCGCGCGGCGGGGCGCGCGGTGCGGGACGCGGTGGGTGACCGGATCGCGATCCTGGCGAAGTTCAACATGGACGACGGGGTCGGCGGAGGATTCTGGCTGGACGAGGCACTGCAGGTCGCCCGCTGGATCGAGGCCGACGGCACCGTCGACGCCCTTGAGCTGACCGTCGGCAGCTCGCTGCTCAACCCCATGTATCTGTTCAAGGGCAGGGCGCCGATACGGGACTTCGCGGCCGCGCTGCCGCAGCCGCAGCGTCTGGGCGTACGGATGCTCGGTCACCGCTTCCTGCGCGAGTACCCCTACCGTGACGCGTACCTCCTTGAGGAGGCCCGCCAGTTCCGGGCCGCCCTCGACCTGCCACTGATCCTCCTCGGCGGCATCACCGGCCGGGAGTCCATGGATCTGGCCATGGCGGAGGGGTTCCAGTTCGTCGCGATGGCCCGCGCGCTGCTGCGCGAGCCGGACTTCGTCAACCGCGTACGGGAGGAAAGCGCAGCCCGATCGCTGTGCGTGCACTGCAACAAGTGCATGCCGACCAACTTCTCCGGTACACGCTGCGTCCTGGCGTGACCGTCGGCGACCGGACTGCCGCTCCTAATGGACAGGGGCGCTGAATACGGTGCCCGTCGACCAGTCGAGGGCAGAGAACCTCCGCCCGGACCTGGCCTGTCCGGTCCGTGCACCGAAACCCTCAACACCCGGACCAGGCCGGCCCCGTGGGCCCAGAAATCGTCGCCCCACGACCCGCAATGACGTCGGGAAGACGACCAGACGCCCCGAGACAATCATCGAGCGGGACAGCCTCAGCTTCCCCGATACCGGTGACCTGCGGGCCGACCTGCTGACCCAGATGGAGGCGCTGCTACGTGGCCTGTTCGGCAGTCCGCGCTTCGGCCGCGCGCTCATCGGCCTGATCGCGGACAGCCACCACCACGTCGACCTGGCTCAGGGCATGCAGGAAGTGCTCTTCCAGCCGCGCATCGACGACGGCCGCGCCCGCCTGGCCAAGGCCCGTGAGGCCGGCCAGCTCCACGCCGACGCCGACCTCGGCCTGGCCGTGGAACTCCTCTACGGCCCGGTCTACTACCGACTCCTCCTCCACCAGGGCGGCTTGCACAGCCCGGCCGAACTGGAGACCCTCGTCGACCACGCGTTGCGGGCCCTTGCGCCCGACACCACGCTGGAGTGACGGGCGAGAGCCGGGAGCGACAGCATGCTCAGGATTCGAGCGCGGCCAGCAGGGATGCAGGGGCGTTGAGGAAGACCTCCAGGCCGAGCAGCCGGCCGTCTGCGACCCGCCAGATGTGCAGTTCCCGGACGGTGGTTGCCGCGCCGGTGCCCCTGGGGGTGATCCGGGCGTCGCCCACGACGACGATGTGCTCGTCACCCTCGATGAACTGGGACGGTTCGTAGGTGGCGTCGGCACGTTCGGCGACCTTGCCGAACATCTCCCGGACGCCGTCGTGTCCCTGGTAGGTGCCGTGCCATGGGACTGCGTCCGACTGCCGGGAGACGAAATCAGGGGCGAGCGACTCGATGAACCCGTCGAGGTCGCCGTCGGTGAACGCCTGGTAAACGTCCCGGACCGCCTGCATGTTTCTGGACATGGGCAACACCTTCCTCGATATCTCTTCCTAGTAAGATACCTAGAAGAGACTAGCAAGGGAGGTTCGAGATGGGCGACGCCGTCGACGCAGTGATGCACGCCTGGCGCCGGGAACGCCCCGACGTGGACATCTGGCCGATCGGAGTGGTGGGCCGGATCCAGCGCCTAGCCCGACTGCTTGAGGCGGAGATCCAGGACTTCTTCCGCCAGTACGGCCTGGACAACAGTGAGGCCGACGTCCTGACCACGCTCCGGAGGTCCGGCGAGCCCTACGAACTGACCCCAGGCCAGCTCGTCAGGGCGACCATGGTCACTTCGGGAGCCGTCACCAAACGCATCGACCGCATGGTCACCAAGAACCTTGTCGAACGGGTCCCGGACGCCAACGACCGCCGCACGGTGCGGATCCGGCTCACCGCACACGGCCGCCAGACCGTCGACGACCTGTTCGCCCTGCACATCGCCAACGAGGTACGCCTGCTCCAGGCCCTCGACCGCGACCAAGCGGATGGACTGGCCGACGCGCTGCGCACCCTGCTCCAGTCACTCGGCGACACCACCCTCACCTGAGGTGAGCATCCCGGCGGCGAGACCGGACACAAGTCAGGCTGACGGCCCACATCAAGGGCTGGCCGACGGAAAGCAAGACACAGACGCCCGACGCAGGAACGAACAAGGGAGCGCAACCAGTGGCCAGCGACACCCGCATAGACCCGCCGATTTTCGGGAGGGAACGCGACATGCTGCGGGCCTACCTCGACTACCACCGCGCGACGCTCGCCATGAAATGCGAAGGACTTACCGACGAGGAGCTGCGCCGGCAGTCGATGCCTCCCTCCACACTCTCGCTGCTCGGCCTGGTACGGCACATGGCAGAGGTGGAGCGGGCTTGGTTCCGTCGAGCGTTCGAGAACCATGACGCGCCCATGGTCTGGTCCGACAGGATCGACTTCCAGGCGGCGTACGACGCGAGCGCATCGACCGGACAGGAGGCGTTCGCAGCCTGGGAAGCCGAGGTGAAGAACTCGCGCCGTATCGAGCGGGAAGCCGAGTCCCTCGACCAGGCCGGGTATCAGCCGAGATGGGACGAGAACGTGTCACTGCGGATGGTGATGGTGCACGTACTCCTGAGTACGGCCGCCACAACGGGCACGCGGACTTTCTCCGCGAGGGCATTGACGGGACCGTGGGCGCCTAAACACTGCATGTCGTGAGGTTGTGACTCCGGGGCCAGGGACCCGCGGCGCCCCGAGCCATGCCGCGACAGCTGCGCGGGCATGACGGGCTGGGGCAGGATCGCCACTGATGTCGGCCGTCATGATGGCCCCTTCGAGGAGGAAGACCGGTT from Streptomyces sp. BA2 encodes:
- a CDS encoding MMPL family transporter, whose amino-acid sequence is MAAFLYKTGKFSYRCRWWVTVLWAGLLVTAGLLASRADAAPPNDFSVPGTEAQEAYDLLEQRFPEIKADGATARVVFKADDGKVTAPDQKQAIEDAVRALGEAPQVERVTDPFKTGSVSKDGTTAYAQVSYGVTVTELADTSREALTDTVEEMRSPGLTVEAGGNAVSEKAAGGHSSEAIGLAVAAVVLVITFGALIAAGLPLLTALLGVGIATSAIKALAAPLDLGGTTSVLASMLGLAVGIDYALFVVSRYRDELARGRSREDAAAHAVGTAGSAVVFAGLTVVIALAALPVVGIPVLSQMGLAAAGTVALAVLIAVTLIPALLGIAGKRVKPARPRRRERRTGDAPSGAESRPGLGVRWVRFITRRPLAVLLLGTTALITVAVPAASLELGLPGDESKPTSTTQRRAYDLLADGFGPGFNGPLTAVVRADDGGDAQAAARDAATRINDTDGVATVTPPRFNDTKDTAVLTVVPTTAPGSEETSDLVHTLRAPETEGEDAEVLIAGTTAMNIDVSQKLADALLPYIALVVGLAFLLLIAVFRSILVPLKAALGFLLSITAGLGAVVAVFQWGWLGALFGVEVPGPVMSIMPIFMVGVVFGLAMDYEVFLVTRMRESYVAHRQPLRAVVSGFRHSARVVAAAAMIMIAVFAGFMGSNEQMVKTIGFGLAIAVLFDAFVVRMTLVPAVLALLGHRAWRLPRWLDRWVPHVDVEGENLQTSEPARAEAAPTDTGRPDSVEVPAEPFEVR
- a CDS encoding TetR family transcriptional regulator, with the protein product MESSTRLQILLTAERLFATQGIDATSLRQVSSEAQQRNTAAAKYHFQNKVTLVRTIFDHRLDVIDARRGEMLKSAESGDRLGDPRELVEILVRPLAEQATRVSSYYVRFLHRVFEYVGRDVTALPELGGLEEAVAVGRLVTERLPGLVQPPLRPRIRWAGQLIISALADLEGSHGASTAPELDPDSYVTALIDAVTGLLTAETTARPAGER
- a CDS encoding alkyl sulfatase dimerization domain-containing protein, translating into MTDSSNAQAVRAEEPSTPADRQLGPGAHALMRQNFGNIGNAQFQHIAAREVAAPHPPQVVEIAPRTFMIQPGMANVALFETDEGLLLVDAGCAGDGPALLQAVRQSSELPLHTVVFTHGHIDHAFGLWSFLEAGERPRVVAHENLLTHYARYAKTAGLNAAINGQRPGANGRSWPSAAEDFVVPDITFRDSLELRIGGERFVVRHAKGETDDAAWVWAPRRRVIAAGDLVVGYLPNAGNPRKVQRYAEEWADAAEEMAALGADCVITGHGECVRGSEAIRDELLTMAAYLRHIVRHTLDGLNAGLRPDEIVQSLAVPEHLAAHPRLQPRYDRPEFICRNVIRRYGGWWDGHAANLLPAPVAAQAHEIAQLAGGVPALAARARELADSDLQLACHLAEWAYLAEPQSEAAQECYVEVFGRRREAEPSLMGKLAFSEPHRRVAAQCATSGH
- a CDS encoding NADH:flavin oxidoreductase, translating into MTDRAIPDVLSPGRIGPLKLRNRTIKAATFEGRSDGALVTDALIDFHRAVAAGGVGMTTVAYCAVAPEGRTQYDQIWMRPAAVPGLRRLTDAVHAEGAAVSAQLGHAGPVANPRSNRMAALGPSRRFNQLGGRLTRAATEDDVERISRAHGTAAELAVESGFDAVEVHLGHNYFASSFLSPRINKRMDAYGGSLHNRAKVARAAGRAVRDAVGDRIAILAKFNMDDGVGGGFWLDEALQVARWIEADGTVDALELTVGSSLLNPMYLFKGRAPIRDFAAALPQPQRLGVRMLGHRFLREYPYRDAYLLEEARQFRAALDLPLILLGGITGRESMDLAMAEGFQFVAMARALLREPDFVNRVREESAARSLCVHCNKCMPTNFSGTRCVLA
- a CDS encoding TetR-like C-terminal domain-containing protein → MERDSLSFPDTGDLRADLLTQMEALLRGLFGSPRFGRALIGLIADSHHHVDLAQGMQEVLFQPRIDDGRARLAKAREAGQLHADADLGLAVELLYGPVYYRLLLHQGGLHSPAELETLVDHALRALAPDTTLE
- a CDS encoding nuclear transport factor 2 family protein; the protein is MSRNMQAVRDVYQAFTDGDLDGFIESLAPDFVSRQSDAVPWHGTYQGHDGVREMFGKVAERADATYEPSQFIEGDEHIVVVGDARITPRGTGAATTVRELHIWRVADGRLLGLEVFLNAPASLLAALES
- a CDS encoding MarR family winged helix-turn-helix transcriptional regulator, with product MGDAVDAVMHAWRRERPDVDIWPIGVVGRIQRLARLLEAEIQDFFRQYGLDNSEADVLTTLRRSGEPYELTPGQLVRATMVTSGAVTKRIDRMVTKNLVERVPDANDRRTVRIRLTAHGRQTVDDLFALHIANEVRLLQALDRDQADGLADALRTLLQSLGDTTLT